Genomic segment of Chryseobacterium culicis:
TTGATAAAAGAGAACTTTGTAACGGAAGTACTTCTGCCACCACTTCAATGCTGCAGTACGAAATAGATGTTCCTTTATATGAACTGATAGAAAAAATAGGCAAAAAGGGAGCTGTTCTGAGCTATGCAGCCTGCAGCGATGCTATTGATACAATAGAAAGACTTTCAAAGCTTATGCACTCTAATGCTGGATTCAAACGAAAGAAATCACTGTATTTTGCTTCGAAAAAGAAAGATGTGGAATGGTTGAAGAAAGAATACGAAGCAAGAAAACAAAACGGATTTGATGTGAAATGGCTGGAAGCAGAAGAGATTTTTAAAAAAATTGAATTTAAAAATACCTATGGTGGGATTCTATCGAGACAGGGAGCCAGTATTGATGCTTTTCAGTTTGCCCATGAGCTGTTCATCCATAATGTAAAAAAAGGATTGAAAATATTTGATAAGACTGAAATGGTAAAAGTGGAGGAGCATAAAGGTTTTAATCTGATCACTGTAGACAATGGATTCAAGATTAAAGCAAAAAAGATCATTTACTGTATAGGCTACGAAAGTAAAAACTTGCTGAAAGAAAACTTCGTTAATCTGAAAAGCACCTATGCCATTGTTTCTGAAATAGAGAAAGACAAGTTTAAAAATATCAGCAGTACGTTAGTCTGGAATACTGATGATCCTTATCTCTACATGAGAACTACGGATGATGGAAGACTTCTTATCGGAGGAGGAGATGAAGATTTTTATGATGCAGAAAAGCGTGATGCAATCCTTCATAAAAAAGAAAAAGAGATCCTGAAAAATCTAAAAAAAATAAAACCGGATTATCATTTTTATACAGATTTTGTCTGGGCCGGAACTTTTGGGGAAACAAAAGACGGGCTTCCTTATATCGGGGAACATCAAAAATTTAAAAACTCTTATTTTGTCCTGGGTTTTGGAGGAAACGGAATCACTTTTTCAGTAACAGGAATGAAGATGGCTTCTTTGTTTATGAAAAATAAAAAGCATCCGTTGTCAAGGTATTTTAAATTTGGAAGGTGATTGTATTTTTACCATAAAAGTCACCAAAGTTTTTAGAGTCTTTGTTCATTTCAAGTTGAAAAATTTGTGGATATAGAGTACATAAAAGTTAAAAAAACTATGATTTTCAAAACTATAATAAAAATTGTTTAGATTCCTACGGAATGACAAACTACCTGGATAAATTGTTATTCCAATTGTGTCATTCCGTAGGAATCTAAGTGAGATTATTTGTATGATAAAAAGAGGTTCTTTACCATAAAAGTTGTTGGATAAAATAAAAGCGGGTCTAAACCCGCTTCAACTACAAACTATACCCATTCTTTTTAGCCAGTTCAACAATAGAACTTTCAATGGCTTTTCCCAAATCATCGGAATCAACTGCTCCTCTTTTTTTCATCTCACCGTCAATATAGGTCTGGCGCTTTTTGGAAAGTTCCTCTATTTCTTTCTGGATTTTATCGCGGGCGGCAGACTTTGCCGTAATCGTTTTTTGAATTTCTTCTTTGCTTTTTCCCTTCAGCTCAGCAGGAAGTTCACTTTCTTTTACATGGGCAATAAATCCGGCATCCTTTTCAGCTTTATCCACCAGATCCCAATGGTCATTTTTGTAAGCATTCTTTTTAGATTTAGCAACAGCCCTTTCCACCAAGTTGGATGCTGACTGTGATTCTGCGTTTTTGTCCTGGGTGATCTGCTTAAGCCTGTATTCCGAACCATGGTTTCCATAATAGATATAGGTATCATTGAGCTTTGCATTGCATTCGGAAATTTTGATGTCGTAAGGTGTTTCAATATAGATTACTTTTCTGTCACTGTCGATATTGAAATATTTTCCACCTCCTAAAGATGCTCCGTTTTGCCAGAACGTCTGAATTCCTTCCTCCCGGCTTCCACAGAAAATGGTGTTGGTATAAATATTTTTATCCTTCGCTTTTGAAACAACATCTTTATAATTTATTTTTCCCTGATTGAATGCTTCATTCCCTGCAATATAAATCAGTTTCATACTTTTATCATTACTGTCCCAGTTCAGGTTGGCAGAGGCATCACGAATAACAGCTCCACAATATTCACTGCCGCCATTGGTTCTTAAGGCGAATAGTTTTTCGGAAATAAGATCCAGATCCTGAGTAAGAGGAGCAACCTGGCGGATATAATTTTCATCACGGATTCCGTCATTTCCGTATTCGTACAGGGCAATTTCAATCTGGGGCGCTTTTCCGTTATATTTTAAAGTGGTCAAAGTATTCACAATATTCCACAATCTGGATTTTGCCTGATCAATCAGCCCGTCCATACTATTGGAAGTGTCCAGTAAAAGAGCGACCTGAATTTTATTATCCTTTAAGGTTGAGTTAGCCGGAATCACTGTAACTTTTTGCATCGGTAAATCACGGTTAACCTTACTTTGTATAG
This window contains:
- a CDS encoding vWA domain-containing protein, encoding MTTLKILALAAGTAFLSSGNIPDNRSIQSKVNRDLPMQKVTVIPANSTLKDNKIQVALLLDTSNSMDGLIDQAKSRLWNIVNTLTTLKYNGKAPQIEIALYEYGNDGIRDENYIRQVAPLTQDLDLISEKLFALRTNGGSEYCGAVIRDASANLNWDSNDKSMKLIYIAGNEAFNQGKINYKDVVSKAKDKNIYTNTIFCGSREEGIQTFWQNGASLGGGKYFNIDSDRKVIYIETPYDIKISECNAKLNDTYIYYGNHGSEYRLKQITQDKNAESQSASNLVERAVAKSKKNAYKNDHWDLVDKAEKDAGFIAHVKESELPAELKGKSKEEIQKTITAKSAARDKIQKEIEELSKKRQTYIDGEMKKRGAVDSDDLGKAIESSIVELAKKNGYSL
- a CDS encoding NAD(P)/FAD-dependent oxidoreductase; translation: MNLKSNEPFWLLKNGLLASYPSLKSSKECDVLIIGGGITGSLIAHQMIEDGYTTILIDKRELCNGSTSATTSMLQYEIDVPLYELIEKIGKKGAVLSYAACSDAIDTIERLSKLMHSNAGFKRKKSLYFASKKKDVEWLKKEYEARKQNGFDVKWLEAEEIFKKIEFKNTYGGILSRQGASIDAFQFAHELFIHNVKKGLKIFDKTEMVKVEEHKGFNLITVDNGFKIKAKKIIYCIGYESKNLLKENFVNLKSTYAIVSEIEKDKFKNISSTLVWNTDDPYLYMRTTDDGRLLIGGGDEDFYDAEKRDAILHKKEKEILKNLKKIKPDYHFYTDFVWAGTFGETKDGLPYIGEHQKFKNSYFVLGFGGNGITFSVTGMKMASLFMKNKKHPLSRYFKFGR